The Nocardia arthritidis genome has a window encoding:
- a CDS encoding polysaccharide pyruvyl transferase family protein, whose translation MGIHGSVAEQARLDEGELRVLVENGEYWLRNRGDIAMMVMTVERLRARWPRARIGVLTHQPAILRALLPTVEPISGPDWDWPADDLRGRVTRTAATKLVAPLALRWRAATDGPKDRVRAALADRRERADAGPGDTDVFPVRIPPAAERASLVLALGGGYLTDVDRYQAHRTLDLLDYAAAQGIPTALLGQGIGPLHDSGLLDHARKVLPSVDLVAVRESRRGPGLLTGLGVDPERVIVTGDDAVEFGYRLRDARIGANLGLCLRVADYARVSDAARAMLGTVVRRMASELDAGIVPLIISEYASEDRRCTLPLLDGSVRALPAVGRGGTARDVARQVADCRLLVTSAYHLAVFALSQGIPAVGITVSEYYDDKFHGLAQMFGAGLRVVHLDSAALESELSAAVSAVWDEAPAVRDALQQKALEQIEASRATLARVCGLVEERAGNKPCGPRNEGPANAAN comes from the coding sequence GTGGGCATCCACGGTTCCGTGGCCGAGCAGGCCCGGCTCGACGAGGGCGAGTTGCGGGTCCTCGTGGAAAACGGTGAGTACTGGCTGCGCAATCGCGGCGATATCGCGATGATGGTGATGACCGTCGAACGGCTGCGCGCCCGCTGGCCGCGGGCCCGGATCGGGGTGCTCACCCATCAACCGGCCATCCTGCGCGCCCTGCTGCCGACGGTCGAACCGATCTCCGGGCCGGACTGGGACTGGCCCGCCGACGATCTGCGCGGCCGGGTGACCCGAACGGCCGCAACGAAATTGGTCGCTCCGCTGGCGCTGCGCTGGCGTGCGGCCACCGACGGCCCCAAGGATCGCGTCCGGGCCGCGCTCGCCGACCGGCGCGAGCGCGCGGACGCCGGACCGGGGGATACGGATGTCTTCCCGGTCCGGATCCCACCCGCCGCCGAACGGGCATCGCTGGTGTTGGCGCTCGGCGGCGGCTACCTCACCGATGTGGACCGGTACCAGGCGCATCGCACCCTGGATCTGCTCGATTACGCTGCCGCACAGGGCATTCCGACCGCCCTGCTCGGTCAGGGCATCGGTCCGCTGCACGATTCCGGTCTGCTCGACCACGCCAGGAAGGTGCTGCCCTCGGTCGATCTCGTCGCCGTGCGCGAGAGCAGGCGCGGGCCCGGACTGCTGACCGGCCTCGGCGTCGATCCGGAGCGCGTCATCGTGACCGGTGACGACGCGGTCGAATTCGGCTACCGGCTGCGCGACGCCAGAATCGGCGCGAATCTGGGCCTGTGCCTGCGGGTCGCGGATTACGCACGGGTGAGCGACGCGGCGCGGGCCATGCTCGGCACCGTGGTGCGGCGGATGGCGAGCGAACTCGACGCGGGCATCGTCCCGCTCATCATCTCCGAATACGCCTCGGAGGACCGGCGCTGCACGCTGCCGCTGCTGGACGGCTCGGTGCGCGCGCTGCCCGCCGTCGGGCGCGGCGGCACCGCGCGCGATGTCGCCCGCCAGGTGGCCGACTGCCGCCTGCTGGTCACCAGCGCGTATCACCTCGCGGTTTTCGCGCTCTCCCAAGGGATTCCGGCGGTCGGCATCACGGTCTCGGAGTACTACGACGACAAATTCCACGGCCTCGCGCAGATGTTCGGCGCCGGGCTGCGGGTGGTGCATCTCGATTCCGCCGCATTGGAATCGGAGCTGTCCGCCGCCGTATCGGCGGTGTGGGACGAGGCGCCCGCGGTGCGGGATGCATTGCAGCAGAAGGCTCTCGAGCAAATCGAGGCCAGCCGCGCCACACTGGCCAGGGTGTGCGGGCTCGTCGAGGAGCGGGCCGGGAACAAACCTTGCGGCCCGCGTAACGAAGGGCCCGCGAACGCCGCTAATTGA
- a CDS encoding glycosyltransferase family 2 protein, with translation MTVTTLSVCVPAYNAERTLETTLRSMLDQDADFELLVLDNASSDATGEIARSVADPRIRVLRNDIVLTIGDNWNRAIAASTGELVKVVCADDVLRPGALAAQLAVMADDSIAISAGRFEVIGESDELLETGLGLAGLLGMRTPKTLARTIVRRGPAEFGPTAAAMFYREHFDKVGGLRGDLVFPMDVDLFARVASFGMFYGMTEILAAWRNSSFNLCSRTSTVSKLTDMLRFHHRIAADYPELVGRGDVLAGDARLVGAALHRLRVRTIATVRNRPDLL, from the coding sequence CTGACCGTGACCACACTGTCGGTGTGCGTACCCGCGTACAACGCCGAGCGGACCCTGGAGACCACGCTGCGCTCGATGCTCGACCAGGACGCGGATTTCGAACTGCTGGTCTTGGACAATGCCAGCTCCGACGCCACCGGCGAGATCGCCCGCTCGGTCGCGGATCCACGAATCCGGGTGCTGCGCAACGATATCGTGCTGACCATCGGCGACAACTGGAACAGGGCGATCGCCGCGAGCACCGGCGAGCTGGTGAAGGTGGTGTGCGCCGACGATGTGCTGCGCCCCGGCGCGCTGGCGGCGCAGCTGGCGGTGATGGCCGATGATTCGATCGCCATCTCGGCGGGCCGGTTCGAGGTGATCGGCGAGTCGGACGAACTACTGGAGACCGGGCTCGGCCTGGCCGGCCTGCTCGGCATGCGGACCCCGAAGACGTTGGCGCGCACCATCGTCCGGCGCGGACCGGCCGAATTCGGCCCGACGGCCGCCGCCATGTTCTATCGCGAGCACTTCGACAAGGTCGGTGGCCTGCGCGGCGATCTGGTGTTCCCGATGGATGTCGACCTCTTCGCCAGGGTCGCATCCTTCGGCATGTTCTACGGTATGACGGAAATCCTTGCCGCATGGCGTAATTCGTCGTTCAACCTGTGCAGCCGGACCTCCACCGTCAGCAAGCTGACCGATATGCTGCGCTTCCACCACCGCATCGCGGCGGACTATCCGGAGCTGGTCGGCCGGGGCGACGTGCTGGCGGGCGACGCCCGGCTGGTCGGCGCCGCACTGCATCGGCTGCGGGTGCGCACCATCGCCACCGTGCGCAACCGCCCCGATCTGCTGTGA
- a CDS encoding MspA family porin, with amino-acid sequence MRDTDQLRHRWAADDRAGGHRPTAMRMAALASIVASGIALGGGIGFGGDIGFGNATANAAIDSSNIVVDHGERTIEAVQQDTRIDFVPPLDGNPLTREWFHSGKAAFHITGPRADDWAGHITIGYEVGYPATLNGNLTFNWSTPGLEFELGGADGLKADLTNVIPTLGVQLQVGFGPGIKDIECAGGDVSGAEGFIRMSGFHGTVSGVLGRTTIRPWVRVVGSTGDTVMTYGPLWSI; translated from the coding sequence ATGAGGGATACCGATCAACTCCGTCACCGGTGGGCGGCGGACGACCGGGCGGGCGGGCACCGGCCGACGGCGATGCGGATGGCCGCGCTGGCCTCGATCGTGGCGTCCGGCATCGCCCTCGGCGGCGGCATCGGATTCGGCGGTGATATCGGATTCGGCAACGCAACCGCGAACGCGGCCATCGACAGCAGCAACATCGTCGTCGATCACGGCGAGCGCACCATCGAGGCGGTCCAGCAGGACACCCGCATCGATTTCGTGCCGCCGCTGGACGGAAACCCGTTGACCCGCGAGTGGTTTCACAGCGGCAAGGCCGCATTCCACATCACCGGGCCGCGCGCGGACGATTGGGCCGGGCACATCACCATCGGCTACGAGGTCGGCTATCCGGCGACGCTCAACGGCAACCTCACCTTCAACTGGTCGACGCCGGGTCTGGAGTTCGAACTCGGCGGCGCCGACGGTTTGAAGGCCGATCTCACCAATGTCATTCCGACGCTCGGCGTTCAGTTGCAGGTCGGCTTCGGGCCCGGCATCAAGGATATCGAGTGCGCGGGCGGCGATGTCTCCGGCGCCGAGGGGTTCATCCGGATGTCCGGTTTCCACGGCACCGTCAGCGGTGTGCTCGGCCGGACCACCATCCGACCGTGGGTCCGGGTGGTCGGCTCGACCGGCGACACCGTGATGACGTACGGGCCGCTCTGGAGTATCTAA
- a CDS encoding class I SAM-dependent methyltransferase, translated as MSAPTCRACGSAELHTVLDLGKVPAADHFPPAATAVHPDETAHPLRMRLCAGCGLAQLAEDDTVTREPRGVEPRALRDQAADAVGRVAASGLLRGGSVREFGSPHGGSWLPLLTRRGFATTARDADVVIDCFGLMHHADQRAAVAARAEATAPGGLLLIQYHSFATIVAARQWNALRHGHFAYYSLDALQRLLMVAGMTVVTGWTFDLYGGTVLVAARHGAHESDESVRAIRAAEAPFTQPAAARELQCAADMHATALRERLEYEKARGNRVYAYGAASRAVAVFSRAGIHRGLIGAVADAAPAKRGRRMPGTDIPIIGPDELLAATPDLVLLTLPDLLEEVRADFPGLHGRWLIDDAAGPKSET; from the coding sequence GTGTCCGCGCCGACCTGCCGCGCCTGCGGCTCCGCCGAACTGCATACGGTGCTCGATCTCGGGAAAGTGCCGGCGGCAGACCATTTTCCGCCTGCGGCGACGGCCGTTCACCCCGATGAGACGGCGCATCCGTTGCGGATGCGGCTATGTGCCGGATGCGGGCTGGCCCAGCTGGCCGAGGACGACACCGTCACCCGTGAGCCGCGCGGGGTCGAACCGCGGGCGCTGCGGGATCAGGCGGCCGACGCGGTGGGCCGGGTCGCCGCCTCGGGTTTGCTGCGCGGCGGCTCGGTGCGCGAGTTCGGCAGCCCGCACGGCGGCAGCTGGCTGCCGTTGCTGACCCGGCGCGGCTTCGCGACGACGGCTCGCGATGCGGATGTCGTCATCGATTGCTTCGGCCTCATGCACCACGCTGACCAGCGCGCGGCGGTGGCGGCGCGGGCAGAGGCGACCGCGCCCGGCGGGCTGCTACTCATCCAATACCACTCGTTTGCCACCATCGTCGCGGCACGGCAGTGGAACGCATTGCGGCACGGGCACTTTGCTTACTATTCGCTGGATGCGCTGCAGCGATTGCTGATGGTTGCCGGAATGACCGTCGTCACCGGGTGGACCTTCGATCTGTACGGCGGGACGGTGCTCGTCGCCGCCAGGCACGGCGCACACGAATCCGACGAATCGGTCCGCGCGATTCGCGCCGCCGAGGCGCCGTTCACCCAGCCGGCCGCCGCGCGCGAACTCCAATGCGCCGCCGATATGCACGCGACCGCATTGCGCGAGCGCCTGGAATATGAAAAAGCGCGCGGAAACCGCGTTTACGCGTACGGCGCCGCCTCGCGCGCGGTCGCGGTATTCAGCCGTGCGGGAATTCATCGGGGATTGATCGGGGCGGTCGCCGACGCCGCACCAGCAAAACGGGGACGGCGTATGCCGGGCACCGATATCCCCATCATCGGACCGGACGAGCTCCTGGCCGCCACACCGGATCTCGTCCTGTTGACCTTGCCCGATCTACTGGAGGAGGTGCGCGCGGACTTTCCGGGGCTACACGGCCGCTGGCTGATCGATGACGCGGCGGGGCCGAAATCAGAAACGTAG